In Streptomyces liangshanensis, the DNA window CCAGCACCACTCCCACACGTTGCCCAGCATGTCGTGCAGCCCCCACGCGTTGGGTTCCCTGCCGCCCACCTCGTGCACGCGGTCGGCCGAGTTGCCGCGGTGCCACGCGATGTCGTCGAGCGGCCCGTACCGCGCGTCGGTGGTGCCCGCCCGGCACGCGTGCTCCCACTCGGCCTCGGTCGGCAGCCGGTACCCGTCGGCGGTGGTGTCCCACACGGGCGTCCCCGACTCCTCACCGCCGGGCGGCAGTTCGTACGCCGGCGTCAACCCCTCCTTCCGCGAACGGGCGTTGCAGTAGCGGACCGCGTCCCACCACGACACCCCCTCGACGGGGAGCAGTTCGCCCCGCGCGGTGCTCGGGGCGTGGCCGGTGACCTCGGCGTACGACGCCTGCGTGACCGCGCACACCCCGAGCCGGTACGGCGCCACCTCGACCGGCCAACTGCGTTGGGTCCGTCGGTCGGACAGCGTCACCCGTCCCGGTGGCACGGCCGTCGTCTCGTGTCGCGCGCTGGTGTCCATGACGAGACGATCCCAGACCCGCCGGACGGCCGCCGAGGCCACCCCGGCCCGAACACCCCGCCGCCCGCGGTCAGTCGAGGTGGAACACCTCCTCCGCCGGCGCCCACCACTCGCCCTCCGCCGCGTCCTCCACGGGCTGCTGGCAGGGGTCGGTGCGCGTCCACCACTCCCGGGTGACCGGATCCTCGGCGATCGAGGCCATGTCGGCCTCGTAGTCGTCCCCCGTGTACTCCAGGTAGCTGAAGAGCACCCCGGCGCGCAGGAAGATCGAGTAGTTGGTGATGTGCGCACGCCTCAGCGCCGCCAACACCCCCGGCCAGGCCGCCGCGTGCAGGGCGCGGTACTCGGCCTCCTTCTCCGGGCGCAGGCGGATGACCGAGGCGAATCGGCGCGTGGTGGGCTGGGGCACGGCCCGTCCTCCCAAGGTGCGGTGGCGGTGGTTCCGGCGGTGGTTCTCACCGGCCCGATCCGATTGATCTGGTTCATCGGGCTGGATGGACCCTATGTACCGGCGGCCCAACAGGCAACGGTTCTGACACGCATGGGCGTTTTGGGCGGATTGCTCGATCGAATCAGCCAGCCGTCGAACAGAGTTTGGCGCAAACCTTCCCTTCGCTCCGCGCCGGTGTCATAGTGACCGCGCCGATAGATCTGATTCATCTGAACTTGAGGAGGTTGCGTGGTGTCAGGCCCAGCCGGTCCCGCGTCCGGTGGTACGGACGACACGTCCGACCGCTATCGCCCGGGGTACGAACTCGTCGCCGAGCAGCTGCTGAACTACATCGCCGAGCGGAACCTGCTTCCCGGTGAGCGGCTGCCGACCGAGAAAGGCCTGGCGGAGATCCTCGGGGCCACCCGCAACGTGACCCGCGAGGCCGTCAAGGTCCTCGCGGCCATCGGCCGGCT includes these proteins:
- a CDS encoding formylglycine-generating enzyme family protein, with protein sequence MDTSARHETTAVPPGRVTLSDRRTQRSWPVEVAPYRLGVCAVTQASYAEVTGHAPSTARGELLPVEGVSWWDAVRYCNARSRKEGLTPAYELPPGGEESGTPVWDTTADGYRLPTEAEWEHACRAGTTDARYGPLDDIAWHRGNSADRVHEVGGREPNAWGLHDMLGNVWEWCWDVYDAEVYASYRVLRGGGWFDEHWSCRASVRRRSHPTFRIDDVGFRVARSVAG
- a CDS encoding L-rhamnose mutarotase, whose protein sequence is MPQPTTRRFASVIRLRPEKEAEYRALHAAAWPGVLAALRRAHITNYSIFLRAGVLFSYLEYTGDDYEADMASIAEDPVTREWWTRTDPCQQPVEDAAEGEWWAPAEEVFHLD